From Eschrichtius robustus isolate mEscRob2 chromosome 7, mEscRob2.pri, whole genome shotgun sequence, a single genomic window includes:
- the LOC137767777 gene encoding large ribosomal subunit protein mL43 has product MTARGSASRFLTSVLHNGLGRYVQQLQRLSFSLSRDAPSSRGAREFVEREVTDFARRNPGVVIYVNPRPCCVPRVVAEYLNGSVREESIHCKSVEEIATLVQKLVDQSGLDVIRIRKPFHTDSPSIQGQWHPFTNKPTTLGGLRPREVQDPAPA; this is encoded by the coding sequence ATGACGGCGCGCGGGAGCGCGAGCCGCTTCCTGACCAGTGTCCTGCACAACGGGCTGGGTCGCTACGTGCAGCAGCTGCAGCGTCTCAGTTTTAGCCTCAGCCGTGACGCGCCCTCGTCCCGCGGCGCCAGGGAGTTCGTAGAACGGGAGGTGACCGACTTCGCCCGCAGGAACCCCGGGGTCGTAATATACGTGAACCCGCGGCCGTGCTGCGTGCCCAGAGTAGTGGCCGAATACCTTAACGGGTCTGTGCGCGAGGAGAGCATCCACTGCAAGTCGGTCGAGGAGATCGCCACGCTGGTGCAGAAGCTGGTGGACCAATCGGGCTTGGACGTGATCCGCATCCGCAAGCCCTTCCACACGGACAGCCCTAGCATCCAGGGCCAGTGGCATCCGTTCACCAACAAACCGACAACGCTGGGCGGGCTGCGCCCTCGAGAGGTCCAGGATCCTGCCCCAGCCTAG